The nucleotide sequence TCTTTTTTAAATAAAATAACATCGTATTGCTCAGCTTTACTGCCTTGCTCCATACCTTGACTCTCCATCGGCATGCCAGGTACTGCGATACCAACTACGTCTTTTGGTTTAAGCTCTAGTAGGCGCTTTACCTCATCGGCTGGAACATGACCTTCTATGATGTATCCATCGATAATTGCTGTATGGCAGCTTGAAAGCTCTAGCGGCACGTTAAATTCTTTCTTAACTTTAGCTATATCATCTACTTTTATGACCTCTTCGCTAAATCCAGCCTTCTGCATCGCCTCACCCCAGCTAGTACAACATCCACAAGTCGGGCTTTTATAGACCTTCATATCAGCCGCGAACGCAAATGTTGCAAAAAAGCCAAGAGCCAAAAATGCTAATTTTTTCATCATTTTCCTTTACGTAAAATTTGCAAAATGATATAGCTCACATTTAAATTTTATATAAATGCTTAATATTGCTTGCTATAATTCGCCAAAATTTATAAAAGGCACTTTATGTTTTCATCATTTTTTAAAGATAAAAAATGGGCACTCTGGGCTTATGGCGGAGCGATATTTATCATCTTGCTTCTTGTCTATCAAACGCACCTAAATGTCCGTATAAACGAGTGGTATAAAAATTTCTACGACATCGTGCAAAACTCAAAAGATCATGATGTAAGTGAGTTTTGGCGAGAAATTTTTAACTTTATAAAAATCGCTATGCCTTATGTCGTGACTTACACTGTGATCTCGTTTTTTGCTAGCCACTGGGTCTTTCGCTGGAGAGAGGCGATGACGTTTAGATATCTAAAATTTTGGCAAAACTGCAAAAGTGACATCGAAGGCAGTTCGCAGCGTATCCAAGAAGATGTCTACCGCTTTGCCAAAATAATGGAAAGCCTTGGCGTGCAGGTTTTAAGGGCGATCATGACGCTAATTGCCTTTATACCAGTGCTTTGGGAGCTAAGTAAGAGTGTGAGTTTGCCCTACATCAAAGATATTGAAGGCTCGCTTGTTTATATTGCTTTAATAATTAGCATCGGTGGCTTAATTATTTCGTGGTTTGTGGGCATTAAACTCCCACATATCGAGTATAACAACCAAAAAGCAGAAGCAGCATTTAGAAAAGAGCTAGTTTATGGCGAGGATGATAAGTCTAAATTTTGCCAGCCAAACGTCATGCTAGAGCTTTTTACGGGCGTAAAGTTAAATTATTACAAACTATTTTTGCACTATGGCTACTTTAACCTTTGGCTCATCTCTTTTTCACAAATTCTTGTCATCGTGCCTTATATCATTATGGGAAATGGCCTGTTTAGCGGTGTTATCACACTTGGTGTGCTTATACAAGCCAGCAACGCTTTTTCTCAAGTTAGAGAGAGTTTTAGCGTCTTTATCGACAACTGGACGACAATAACGGAGCTAAGATCTGTAAATAAGCGTTTGAGAGAATTTGAGAGAAATATAAACTATAAGGCGTAAGGGTAAATTTACATACCAAATAAACTCTAGTAAATTTTAAAATTTCATGAACGAGTAATTTCGGCTCTAAAATTTGAGCTAAGCGATAAGCGAAGCCAAATTTTAGTAGCCAATTCTTGCGAGTGAATAAAATTTCAAAATTTGCAAAAAAGTAAATTACTATTTTTGATATCACAAAAATTAATTTTCTCCCCTCGTTTAACAATGCATATCCAACTCAGGCTATAATACGCAAAATTTTAGTCCAAAAAGGATAAAAATGAAAAAATTTTTACTTACATTATTGATGACTAGTTTGCTCTTTACTGGCTGCTCAAGCGTTACAAAAGCAGGCGTTGTTGGTGCTGATCGTAAGCAATTTATGCTAGTCTCATCAGAAGCTATGGAGCAAAGCTCAGCCCAAGCCTACGTCAAGACGCTAACAGCTGCCAGAAGTAAAGGCGAGCTAAATGTTGATCCGATCCTTACAAAAAGAGTTCAAGATATCGCTAAAAGGCTCATCGCCCAAACTGGTGTTTTTAGGGATGACGCTCTAAAATGGAAGTGGCAAGTAAATGTTATTAACGAAGATACGCTAAATGCTTGGTGTATGCCAGGGGGCAGGATAGTCGTTTATAGTGGCATCATAAAAAGGCTAAATTTAACAGATGCACAGCTAGCTGCAGTCATGGGACACGAGATCGCACACGCTCTTAGGGAGCACAGCAGAGAGCAAGCAAGTGCTGATCAGATGAAAAGCATAGGTATCTTTGCAATAGCTACAGCTACTGGCCTTGGCGATCTTGGAGCTAATGCTCTAAATTTAGCTAGCGAGTACACCATATCTCTACCATTTTCACGATCACACGAAACTGAAGCTGATCACATTGGCACTGAGCTAATGGCAAGAGCCGGATACGATCCAAAAGAAGCGGTCGAAGTCTGGGTAAAAATGAGCAAGATGAGTGGCGGAAAGGTGCCTGAAATTTTAAGCACTCACCCATCAAACGAGAGTAGGATAAAAGATCTAAAAGAGATCGCAGCAAAGCTTGAGCCAGTCTATCAGGCTGCCAAAAGAGGCTAGACTTGATCGAGCGAGCAAATTTAAGCGACCTTGAAGCGATCACGCAAATTTATAATGACTACATTTTAGATAGAAGTGCGACTGCTGATATGCAGCCAGTTAGCACAAAGGAGCGAGAGCCTTGGTTTAACGCCCACGGCGGCTCGCGCCCTATCTTTATTTACAAAGAAAATGATGAAATTTTAGGCTACTACTCACTAAGTGACTTCAATCCCAAGATCGCTTATGATATAAGCGTAGAGATAAGCATCTATGTCGCTAAAAAGCTCTTAAAAAGGGCATCGGCAAACAGCTTTTAGCCCACAGCCTAAATCAAGCTAGAGAGCTAAATTTAAAAAATTATCGCTCTAATATTTAGTGAAAATGAAGCAACTCTTAGGCTATTTTAAAATTTGGCTTTGAAAAATGGAGTGAACTGCCTAGCATTTGCCTGATGGATAATGAGTACAAAAATGTCGTTATCTTGGGGCTAAAGCTCTAAAAGCCAAGCATTAAGCAAATAAAGATATAATTTCACTTCTTCATGGGTAGATGTCCGAGCGGTTTAAGGAGCACGCCTGGAACGCGTGTGTGGGGCAACTCACCGAGAGTTCAAATCTCTCTCTACCCGCCATAAAACTATCTACACCCCAAACCTCTTGAGCTTTATTTTATTACTCAAAACATTGGCACTAAGCAAAAAACCACTTTATAAAAATTGCTAAAATCTTGCCAATTATCTTTTACTTTTGCCATAGTTAGGCATATAACTAACGTTAAATTTTGCTCCATTTTAGGAAAAATTTTATCTATATTCTTAGATTTAGATTCTATTTGCCTTATCGACAGTTACAAACGCCCAGTGCATAAATTCTTGCTTCGGTTTGTATTTGCCGCTGCTAAAATACTCCGCTAGCCGCGCCTCCTCCGTTTCGCTTAGCTCGCCGCCAAGCCCCCAGCGCGTCTTTTGTATGAGCTCCTGCGCGCTTGTTTCCGGACCCGCATGACACTTAGCTTTTATGTAGCTAAGACTCGGCAAATAGCCCATTTGAAACAAAATGTTTAAAAGATAGACGAAGTCGGGCCTTTGCTCCACTTTGCGCCCTATCGCGTTCAAAATTTCATCGTCTACGAAGCTGCCGCCGACCTTAAATGTTATATAGAGTGCCTTTTTGGTCTTTGAAAGAAGCTTGTTAAGTGCAGTTTTTAGATCGTCCACCTCAAGGCAGCGCGAGGCCAAAACTACGTCGCACTCAGGCACGTCCGACCAGTCGTCCTCAAAGGCTTTTTGCGCAAATTTAACGTTTTTAACGCCATAAATTTGAGCGTTTTGCCTGGCAAATTCTAACATCTTAGGCGAAAAGTCGTAGCCGTAAATTTGATCCGCCCTTTCCGCCGCCAACACGCTTAGCGCGCCCGCTCCGCACGCAAAGTCAAGCAGCGTAGAAACGCCTGTAAAATCGACCTTATCTATAAACTCGCGCGCATAGGCGCTTTTCATCACGCCCTCGTTGAAGCTGGGCGCCTTTTTGTCCCAGTCTGCGGCAAATTTTTTACCGAATGAACTTCTAGCCTTTTGCGCCTTATAAAGCGCGTCAAAGTCGATCTCGTCGTAGTTTGAAGGTAAAATCATAATCTATCCTCGTATTTTTCATAGTTTATGCCGTAAATTTTATCGATATTTTCGGCGTTTATGAGCTGCTCGCTGCGCCCGAAGGCTAAAATTTCGCCGTCTTTTAAAAACAGCGTCAAATTTGAAACAAACTTCGCATGTCGCGGATAGTGCGTCGTCTGCACGAAGGTGTAGCCCTCGTCGCCTAGCGCCTTTATCATCTCGAGTAGCTTGATCTGATTGCCAAAGTCCAGCCCGTTGGTAGGCTCGTCCATAAAGATCACTTTCGCGCCCTGAACCAGCGTGCGCGCGATGTAGGCTAGCTGCCGCTCGCCGCCGCTAACCTTTGTGTAGGGCGCGTTTCTTAGATGCGCGATGCCCATCTTTTCCAGCGCCTGTTCGGCTAGCTTTTTATCCGCCGCGCTAAAGCTAGAAAACAGCGGCGTCCTGCACAGCGCGCCCATCAGCGCGACGTCAAAGACGCTGTAGTCGTATGAGGGCGCGTGCGTCTGCGGCACGTAGGCGACGAGTGAGGCGAGCCCCTTTTTGCCGTAGTCTCGCACGCTTTTGCCCGCGATTAGCACCTCGCCTTCAAATTTTAAAAATCCGAGCATTATGCGAAGCAGGGTGCTTTTGCCGCTACCATTGGCGCCTAGGATACTTAGCGTATCGCCCGTCGCGACGTCAAAGCTGATGCCCTTTAGCACGGGCTTGTCACGGTAGGCAAAGCGTAATTTTCGCACTTCTATCAAATTTTTTCGCATCAAAAGCTCCTCTTGGCGCGGCGCAGCACGATGATAAACATCGGGATGCCAAACAGCGAGGTAACGATGCCGATGGGGATCTCAAAGGTAAAAATGAGCCGCGAGAAGCTGTCGCAAAAGAGTAGAAATATCGCGCCGATCATCGCCGAGCTAGCCAGAACCGCGCGGTTGTCGGCGCCAAATATTAAGCGCGCGATGTGCGGCACGATAAGCCCGATCCAGCCGATGATGCCCGCGATCGTCACGCTAAGCGCACTAACGAAGGTCGCGACGAGGATGATGAAAATTTTAACCCGCGCCGTATTTACGCCCAGGCTCTTTGCCTCCTCCTCGCCAAGGCTTAGCGCGTTTAGGTATTTGCCACTAAGCGCTAGCAGCAAAACGCCTGCGCACATCGGTAGGATTGAAATTTGGATAAAGCTTTTGGACGCAAAGCCGAGGCTACCCATCAAAAAATAGGTGATCGCTGGAAGCGCGTCGTTCGGGTCTGCGGCGTATTTTAGCACCGAGAGTAGCGAGGTAAAGAGCGAGCCGCTGATGACGCCGCCCAGAACTAGCACGATAACGCTGCCGCTACGCGAATACAGCGCCGAGACGCCCAGCGCCACGGCCACGGCGAGAAAGCCGAAGCCAAAGGTACTAAGCTGGATGAGATATTCGTTAAATTTGAAAAACATCCCCACCGCCGCGCCAAAACCCGCGCCGCTTAGCACGCCCAGTATCGAGGGGCTAACGAGCGGATTTACGAACATCGCCTGATACGCTGCGCCGCTGATCGCCAGGCTAGCGCCGATTAGCACGCAGGCGAGTATGCGCGGCAGACGGATCTCGAGCAAGAGCGTGTGCATCACTTCATACTCTTTTAAATTTTCGCCTTTTAAAAGAGCGGTGACGTATTTTATGTAATCGCTCGTGCCAAAGCCGTATTTACCGAGCAGCAGCGAGCCCGCGACGCAAAGCGCCAGCAGGAGGGCTAAAAACGCAAACGCCTTTTTGCTCATCTTTCTTTACTCACTCGGCGCGTCCCAAAATTTTATAAATTTGCTCGTCTGTGAGCTCAAGGTCCAAAAATAGCTTGTAAAACTCGCGCGTCTCTTTAATCATATCAAATTTAAACGCCTCGGGGTAGGTCAAATTTATCAGCCACTTTAGCCCCAAAAACCTCATAAACGAAGGCGGGCGGTCAAACCACGAAAAGGGCTCGCGCGGGATGTAGTAGGCCTTTTTGTTTTTCACCGCGCTTAGCAGCTGCCATTTTGGGTCGCCGTAAATTTTATCAAACAGCTCCTTTTCGTAGATGAGGATGACGTCAGGGTCGTATTTAACGAGCTGCTCGAAGCTAATCTTTACGCGTCCGAAGGATTTGGCGTTTGGATCCTCGCTACATTTATGCACGTTCTCTGCACCTGCTCGCTCGATGAGCGTCGCGTGCCACGAGCCCTCGCACTCGGTCGCTAGCCCGTCGCTACCCTGCGCGTAGTAAATTTTTACCTTTTGCAGGTTATTTTTCTTAATGTATTCCTCGATCTGCGCTGTCAAATTTAGCGACTCTTTCGCGTAATTTACGAGGCGCGCGGCGCGCTCCTTTTTGCCCGTGATTTCGCCTAAAATTTCAAACCCGTCAAGATAATCCTCGAGCCTCACTGCGCTTAGATAGAGCATCGGCTTTTTGATAGAGCTGAAAACCTCGCTCATCTTTTTGGCGTTGCGCGAGCTTGCGTTTACGAGGATGAGATCTGGGTTTAGGCGCAGCAGCATCTCGACGTTTGGAATTTTGCCCTGACCGAAAAAGCCTCCCACGACGGGCTGATCTTGCACCTCTTTTTTGACGTAGGGGCGCTCGAAGGCGTTCCACTCGAAATTCGTGCCGCTGATTTTAGCGGGATCAAGCGCGTAAAGCATATATAAAAGCGGCGGCGAGCTGGCATAAATTTTAGAGGGCGTGCCTTGCAGCCGCTCTATATTTTCGCTGTTTTGAGCGATATAGTCCTTGATCTGCGCCTCGCTCATCGCAAAGCAAAAATTTATAGCCGTAAGAAAAAAGATTAGGATTTTTTTAAACATTTTTTGCCTTTAAATTTAAAAAGCTTGCTAATGAATTCTATCAAAATTCATTAGCAAACCAGCTGTAAAAAGCCGGTTTGAGTGATTTAGAATTTATATCTTACGTTTGTAAAGAAAATTCTTCCTTCTTCAGGAAAGCCCTCTCTGTACTCGTAGTTTTTGTCAAATAGATTCGACACACCCGCTTCAAAGCTTAGAGTCTCGGTCGGTTTGTAGGTAAACTTGATATTTGTCGTGCCAAAACCTGCTAACTTAGTAGTTTCTTGGGCGTTAGAAAAGCGAGTAGACATCATGTATTGAGATAGATAAATGCTAAATTTCGGAACGATTTTATAGTCGATATATACGAAGCCTTTATGTTTAGGCAGGTCATATACCGGCTGTTTTACGCTGTCTTCTTTAAATTTGGCGTTCATATAGGTATAGTTACCGCCTAGTTCTAAATTTTGCATCGCAAAGTATGTCGTTCCAAGTTCAAAGCCTTTATAATCGGCACTATCTACGTTTTCGGCTCTTTCTAACTCTCTTCCGCTTTCTCTAATGCCGCTTTTTACTCTAGTATTTATAGCGTCTTTAATTTTTGAATAAAACAATGCGGTCTCTAGTCTAACGTTATCGCCGAAATTTCTTTGATAGCCGATCTCGTAGTGATTAGCTACTTCCGGTTTTAGATCCGGATTTGGTATGCTTCTGCCAAATCTCCTACTATACCTTTCTTTCAAGCTAGGGAAATAGGTCTTTTTAGCGTAGCTTACGCTTAGCTCGTCGCTACCGTCGAAGCTATGTTTAATCGCGGCTTGATAGTTGATAGCGTCTTCTTTATTCGTATTAAAATTAATCATCGCTCTTTGCTGCGGATTATTTCCTACTTGAGCCCAATCTTCAGCTTTTAAAGCATCTCTAACGTCGTAGCTAACGCCTAAAATAAGTTTAGTAAATTCTGTAAATTTATAGGTATTTTCTAATGCAAACGAGTAGGTTTTATCAGACATTTTTCGAACCGGTTGTTCGCCTAGATATCTGCCCGAGTTGTTATACCACTCTCCGCCCTCTTTGTGGACGTCGTATTTATAACTAGTAGCAAATTTTAGAGTATCTTTTTCATTTATATCCCAACCAAACTCCAAGCCTCCGCCGTAGGTATGATCGTCGTAAAAGCTAGGAACGTTTGAATTTCCTCTATTAGTTACTTGGTGCCCAGTCATATTTTTATTTACGTAATCGTAAAGAGAATTTTCAAACGAGTCGTAATATAGCTTTGATTTTACATAAAATTTATCCGTAATTTGTGTATTCGATAAGAAATAAACGCCCTCTTTGTCCCACTTCGGCCAGTCCCAGTATCTTTTTACTTGTTGTTGCCACGATGCATATCTACCGGTATAAAAAGGCTGCTCTTTTTCGCCTTTTTGATTTACGTACGCTACGGCGTATTCGTCGGTTTCGTTTGGCGTAAAGCCGAATTTTATATTAAATTTCTTATCGCGTTGCACAGAGTTGTCGCGTCTACCGCCGTCCTCGTTGCCCGTTATTTTTTGGTCAAATTTACGAGACATCTGCTGGCCTGCATCCTCCATGTAGCTGCCGCCTGCTTGCGCGTAAAATAGCTCTTGCTTCGTGCCGATGCTAAAATCGACGTTATTGCCGTAGGTTTTGGCGTTTTTGCCGGTTTCAAAGCCGTAGCCTAGGCTTCCTTCAAGCTCTTTGCTAGGCTTTTTGGTGATTAAATTTATCGCGCCGCCCATGGTATTTGGGCCGTAAAGTACCGAGCTAGAGCCCTTTGAGATGTCGATCCTGCTAAGATCAAAGGTCGTAAATCGCCCAAAATCGGCGTTACCGTCATAAGGCACGTAAACCGGGATACCGTCGATAAAAAGCGGAGTTCTGCGCGCGTCAAAACCGCGAACGTAGAAATTTTGCTCGGCGCGCGGGCCTTTTTTATCCACATAGACACCCGGCGTAGTATAAGCAACCTGTGAAAGGCGTTTGATGTTATCTTTTTGCATCTGCTCTTCATTGATTACGGCGACGTTTGCATCGCTTTTTTGTAAGCCACCTAACTCTCCAACAACCTCAACTTTACCCAAAGTAAAGACTTCGCCGTGCAGTGCCATCGCAGCACAGCAGGCTATCAAACCCAACTTCTTCATAAAGCTCCTTTTTTACATTAAGTTTTTATTTTATATAATGCTAATCGCCATTCTAACGATATTAATATTATAAAAATATAAAAAAATAATTTCGTCTATAAATTAGATAAATTTTAAAAGAAAGAGTGCAAATGTGCTTTGAATTTCTACTATGTATCGACGATACAGACGAGCTTGGCGGAGAAATTTCAACTGGGAGTTTAGCTCAAGAAATAGCCCTAGAAATTAGCTCATTTGCAAAAGTATCTTTTATTACGCGCCACTAACTTTTACTAGATCCTCGCATAAATTACACTTCGCACAATAGCTCAATGTGTTTAGTCGCTAAAATTTCAAAAGAACAAAAGCAAAAGGCGCTTGACATTGCGCTTGAGCTTTTAACAAATAAATGCGCTAAAAGCGCTGAACCGGGTATCGCAGCTGTTTTCAAAGACGACATAAAAGATACAAAAGAGCTAATAAATTTTGGCAAAAATGCAAAAAATATGCTCTTAGCCACAAAGCAAGCTTTTGAGACGGCGCGCGAGCAAAATGTATTTTTAAAAGCTCTTACGCCAAATGCCAATGGCGTTATCGGCGCGCTTGCGGGTATAGGGCTTAGGCTTAGCGGCGATGATGGCAAGATAAGGGGCAAATTTAATCTAAATGAGCCAAAGCTAAGCGTTGCTAAGCTCATAGAGCTTCCATTTATCGAAGCGGTTTTGGATGAGAATTTTAAAGAGCTGGCAAAAGATGAGATGATAAATTTAGATGGCACTTTAAAGCCTATATTTTGGGATCACAAGGCAACTTTACTTGTGCGAAAAGACAAAAATGGTGAGTTTAGAAATTTAAATATAAAAGAGCTTCGAGAATTTTGATGATGCAAAATTTCAATAAGAAAAATGAGTTTAAATACGGCAAATTTAACTACGAAAAAGCGCTAGAAATAGCCCAAAACTGCGATAAATTTAAGCTAGATAACGATGAGGAGGAGATGGCTTGTGGAGGTGAGAGGAGCTGCTATGACTGCGCATTTAGGCGCTGGAGTAAAGATAGCTTCATCTGCATGGCACAAGCTAGCAAAGACTGAGCTAGCCCTACGCAACCATTTTTTTATCTTTAAGTTTTCCGCCACGTTTGTACTTTAGTTCGCCGCAAAATCTCTTGCCAAATTTTGCCTCGATAATAAGAACTAGCACAAAAAATATCTTTTCGTCATTCATTCGCGCGATCTGGCGTAGAGTTTGGCTAGCGTCATTAAATTTAACTCCATTTTTATGTAAAGTTTCGCAAAAAACAGCCTCGTCAAAGCCTAACATTTGTGAAATTTCAGTTATGCTGTATGGCTCGAGTGAGGCGATGATGCGGTCCATGTTGCAAATGCTTGGATTTTTACTGCGTGTTAGCACATCCATTGTTTCATTCATTAGCTTTACTAGCTTTTTTCTACGATTTATAACGTGAAGTGTTGCAGCAAGCAATATTAAAAAACCTGCGATTTTATGGGCATTTAATAAATACTCATTATATTCACCAAGTGCAAAATTTACACCAGAAAATGCGAGCATACAAAGCCCCAAAATAAGAACTAAAACAAGACAGAATTTATAAATAACCTCTACTTTAAACATGGCACTCATCCTAAAATATATTTTTCTAATTATACACTTTAGGAGTTAAAATTTATCACCAGCTTATTTAGCTGGTGATTTAATTAGATTAAAAATTGTAGTTAAAGCTTAGATTAAATGTGCGTGGATCGCCATAAACCATCATGTTTTTACCGATACCCTCGTAGTATTTTTTGTTAAAGAGATTGTCGATATTTAGCTGCACATCAAAGTTTTTAGCAAATTTATAACCAAGCATTAAATTAGCCAAAGTGTAGCCTTTTTGTGTGATTTCATCTGCGTCTTTGTAAATTTTGCTCTTATACATAGCTCCAGCCCCTACTCTAAAGTCCCTAAATTCATACTTTGCAAATAAATTTGCCGTGCTTCTTGATGAGTCGGTGGCGTATTTCTCACCATTAGCATCTTTTGCGTTAAAGTGCGTTGCACCAAAGCTTAGGCTTAAGTTTTTAGTTATCTCGCCGTTTAGATCTAGCTCGACGCCCTTGCTTGTCACACCCTTGCCAGATTCATATATGTCGGCATTTGTCGCTGGATTTTTCCTGCCAGTATTTATGCCAAGCTTATCTTGCACGATCTTAAAGACGCCAAGACTTGCTTGAAGTGCCCCATCAAAATACTCGCCTTTAATGCCCACTTCATAGTCCTTGCCTTGGATCGGATCAAGGTATTTGTCATTTGCGTCCTTTACACTTTGAGGTTTAAATATACTCGTGTAGCTAGCATATAGAGTGTGGTTTGCTCCGATGTCGTAGGTGATGCCAAGATATGGCGTGATCTCATTTGTGAAATTTCTATTGTCTTTGCCGCCTTCGATCTCGTATTTGTAGTAGCTCACTCTAGCGCCTAGCAAAAATTTAAGCTCATCGGTGATTGATAGTTTATTTGCCGCATAAAATGCCTTTTGTATCGTTTTGTCTTTGTTGTTTTGATCTTCGTAAGGGAACTTTGGATCATCAAGGTGTAAATTTTTAAAATCAATCCTACTTCTAGCCGTATAAGCAATCCCAGCTGGCGTGGTATTTTGCAGCCAGTAGCTACTTACCTTATCGCTACTTTTTTTATAGTTGTTATACATCGCGCCAAAGACAAACTCATGAGATAAATTTGCTAGCTCGTAAGGGATATTTGCGTATGCATCGACATTGTGGATATTCTCCTCTCTTTTGTTTGCATAGGCGCTAAGACCACCTATGTTGCCGGTGTCATCTAAATTTACCGCTCCGCCGTAGTAGAGTAAATTTGAATCAGTGTTTGCCCGTCTAAATGAGTAGCTTAAATTTAAGCTCGCTTCATTTTCAAAGTAGTGTTTAAAATCAGCGTAGAAATCAAGCGTTTTTATATCCCACCTAGTCCAAGGCTGAGAGAAAATTTCATTTTTACTAAAATTTGTCCTAGAGCCATCTGAGTAAAATGCTGGCATGCCGCCCCATCTAACCCCGTGGCGTCTTAGCTCTTGATAAAACGCACCAAGGCTAAGCCATGAGTTATCGCCTATGTCGCTATCAACTACGCCGTAAATCGCGCTATTTTTGCAGTTATAATAATCCATATAAGAGTGCGACTTCTCATGCATAAAAGATAGCCTCGCTCTAACGCTTCCGCTCTCATTTACTGGCGTTTGCACATCGCCATTTACACCGTATCTATCGTATGAGCCAGCGCTTACGCCAAAATTTCCTTTTATCTCTTTTGAGTCCGCTCTTTTTCTTTTGAAATTTAAGCTTGCAGCCGGATTTCCAGCGCCTGCAAGTAGGCCGTTTGCTCCTTTTACCACCTCGACTCTTTCATAAGGCAGCAAGCTCATATCATTTGCGCCAAGGCTAAAACCACCAAAGCTAGGTCGAATCAAGCAAGTAATAATCTATCTTAAAGCCACGAGCCGTCGGATATACGCGCTCGTCCCATTTATTTAGCGTGACGCCCGGGACATTTCTAAGAAGCACTTGATAGTCCTTGATGCCTTGATCTTTTAGCCTTGCTTCTGTTGGCACAGTTAGCGACTGGGGCGTTTGACGAGAGGTTAAATTTAGCCTAGTTGTGCTCTTTACAAGCTCTTTTGCAAAGTAATTCGTATCGTCTCTTCGCTCGCTTTCTACGACATCGACTGCTTCTAAAATTTTATCGCTTTAGCTAGCAAAAATTTGAGGTTGTATCAAATTTAATGC is from Campylobacter concisus and encodes:
- a CDS encoding TonB-dependent receptor plug domain-containing protein; translated protein: MKKLGLIACCAAMALHGEVFTLGKVEVVGELGGLQKSDANVAVINEEQMQKDNIKRLSQVAYTTPGVYVDKKGPRAEQNFYVRGFDARRTPLFIDGIPVYVPYDGNADFGRFTTFDLSRIDISKGSSSVLYGPNTMGGAINLITKKPSKELEGSLGYGFETGKNAKTYGNNVDFSIGTKQELFYAQAGGSYMEDAGQQMSRKFDQKITGNEDGGRRDNSVQRDKKFNIKFGFTPNETDEYAVAYVNQKGEKEQPFYTGRYASWQQQVKRYWDWPKWDKEGVYFLSNTQITDKFYVKSKLYYDSFENSLYDYVNKNMTGHQVTNRGNSNVPSFYDDHTYGGGLEFGWDINEKDTLKFATSYKYDVHKEGGEWYNNSGRYLGEQPVRKMSDKTYSFALENTYKFTEFTKLILGVSYDVRDALKAEDWAQVGNNPQQRAMINFNTNKEDAINYQAAIKHSFDGSDELSVSYAKKTYFPSLKERYSRRFGRSIPNPDLKPEVANHYEIGYQRNFGDNVRLETALFYSKIKDAINTRVKSGIRESGRELERAENVDSADYKGFELGTTYFAMQNLELGGNYTYMNAKFKEDSVKQPVYDLPKHKGFVYIDYKIVPKFSIYLSQYMMSTRFSNAQETTKLAGFGTTNIKFTYKPTETLSFEAGVSNLFDKNYEYREGFPEEGRIFFTNVRYKF
- a CDS encoding thiamine biosynthesis protein ThiG, with amino-acid sequence MCLVAKISKEQKQKALDIALELLTNKCAKSAEPGIAAVFKDDIKDTKELINFGKNAKNMLLATKQAFETAREQNVFLKALTPNANGVIGALAGIGLRLSGDDGKIRGKFNLNEPKLSVAKLIELPFIEAVLDENFKELAKDEMINLDGTLKPIFWDHKATLLVRKDKNGEFRNLNIKELREF
- a CDS encoding molybdopterin biosynthesis protein MoeB, giving the protein MQNFNKKNEFKYGKFNYEKALEIAQNCDKFKLDNDEEEMACGGERSCYDCAFRRWSKDSFICMAQASKD
- a CDS encoding chemotaxis protein; the protein is MFKVEVIYKFCLVLVLILGLCMLAFSGVNFALGEYNEYLLNAHKIAGFLILLAATLHVINRRKKLVKLMNETMDVLTRSKNPSICNMDRIIASLEPYSITEISQMLGFDEAVFCETLHKNGVKFNDASQTLRQIARMNDEKIFFVLVLIIEAKFGKRFCGELKYKRGGKLKDKKMVA